The DNA region ATGGAAGCTGTGGCAGGGCCTGTGGTCTACCAGAAGCTGGTGCTCTGGGACCCAAGCTTGGGGTctgacgaggaggaggaggaagaggaggaggagacatcAGAGCTGGTCGCTCCCTATCCCTGGAGGCCCCAGGACTCTTTGGGGTGAGTCAAGGAGGGGTCTGGGCACCCGGCACCTCAGGCCTGAGGCTGGCAAGTCCCTCCCTCTGGAGGTCCCAAGGTGGGGGCGGAGGACAGACACCCCCATGCTTGGCTCGGCTCCAGGAACTTTCTGGGTGAATGGGGAGAAGCCGGGCTGCAGCCCCAGACCTCCAGGTCTCCACCAATCAGTCCGAGGTCCCAAGCCAGCTGCTCTGTCAAAGgccgcacccccaccccggcacaGGAGGCACCTGCTGGGCAGGCTGGAGCCTGGCTACACCTGGCTGGGCCCTGCTCCTCAAGCCAGCCAGCCCACCCCCggcctccctcctgcccagctcagccctgcctctccagcctccccccccccccccagactccTCCCTGGCTGTAGTGCTTCCCCAGGCCCCTTCTAATCCCCCTGTCTCATCTACGCTCTGCCAGGAGGCCCTTCTGCTTGGTAGACGTGTGCTCCTCTCACAAGGGAGGCCAGACCTCTTGGGAAATATTCCCTGGGTTCTCTCGGGGCTCTTGGttgtccccctgccccagccccggcTCAGGACACCACTCTGGGCAGGAGCAAGGTTGGCGGGCTGCCCGGGGCCTGGGCCCGCCTGGTTGCCGCCCTGCTGCTGCTTGCCGTCGGCTTCTCCCTGGCCGCGAGGCAACTCTACACCAGCGGTGATCCTACAGGAAGCCTGGGCTCGGCAGCCCCCCGGCCCGGCGGGCATTCCCACCACCCTGGCGTGTACCACCATGGCGCCATCATCAGCCCTGCAGGTCAGAGCCGGGAGCTGCTCAGGGGAGGGGGGGCCCGGGGCACTGGGCCCAGGCCGCTCCCCAAGACAGTCTCTTCCCTGCCGCAGCCACGTGCTCCCACCTGGGCCAGGAGCTGCTCGTCGCCGGGGGCAACGTCGTGGACGCGGGAGTGGGAGCAGCTCTGTGTCTGGCGGTGGTCCACCCTCACGCCACAGGGCTCGGTGAGTGCCTGCAACCCCACACCTGCCCTGGGACCTGGAACTCAGGCCCGACCTCAGGGCTGCTTAGCGGCAGGACCGAGGACTTAGGCCGTAGCCCCAAGTCTCCCTGTGGGCCCTGCTCCGAGGTGCATGTGATCTTGACCCCCGGACTGGTTAACAACCCCCGTCTCCCGGCCTGCAGAGTGACTCCCAACCTCAGGCTAAGTTAGGGACCCTTCACCTGGGGCTGAGTGACCCTGAGCCCAGGGCCACTGGCTCCTATGTGACCCCTCTATCTCCTCCAGGTGCCATGTTCTGGGGCCTCTTCCACAATAGCACCTCAGGCAGGTCAACTGCCCTGACGTCAGGCCCAGCCCAGACCCTGGCCCCTGGCCTGGGGCTGCCGTCCGCCCTGCCGGCCCTGCGCTTGCTGCACACGCACTTCGGCCGCCTGCCCTGGCCGCGGCTGCTGCTGGGCCCCACCACACTAgctcaggagggcttcctggtggACACGGCCCTGGCCGCGGCACTGGCAGCCCGGGGCACAAAGGGCCTCTGTCCACTACTGTGCCACACCGACGGGACCCCCCTGCGCCCCGGGGCCCGAGCCACCAACCCCAAGCTGGCAGGAGTGCTGCACACAGCAGCCCTCACCGCCGCCCCAGCCCTTGCCGGGGACGCCCTACTGAGCCTGCTGCTCAGAGACCTGGGGCTGCAGGGACCCTTGTCTGGGCCCACGCCCACCCTGGAGCCTGCAGTGCAGCTAGCCGTGCCCCAAGGCATCCTGtccaccacccccagcccctcagctGGCCCAGAACTTCTGGCAATGCTGGAGGCAGCCCTGCACTCTGGAGGGCCCAGCCCCGACCCCTGCCCACCGCTCCCACAAGCTCCTGTGACCCCTGTGGGCAGTGTCCTGGCCACCATAGACAGCAGTGGCTCCGTGCTCCTTCTCACCTCCTCACTCAACAGCTCCTTTGGCTCTGGACACCTGTCCCCGAGCACTGGGGTTCTACTTAGCAACCTGGTGGCCCAGCCCACAACCAGTGCCTGGGCCTGCCCCCTCATCCTCCATGGCAGCCCGGATGACGCAGAGGCTGACGTGTTGGGGCTGGTGGCTTCAGGAACCCCTGCGGTGGCCAAGGTCATGACTCATGCCCTGCTCAGTCACCTGGCCGGGCCCCAAAGCCAGGCCCAGCACCAGCATCAGCAGGGACTGACACCGAGCACTAGCGTTTGTGGCCAAGGGACCCTGCTCCAGGTGGCTGTCCAGGCCGAGCACACCCACGTCTCCAGCGTCCCCAGTGGCTGCTGCACCTTCCAGGGGTTCTAAGTGGGGGGACGTATctagctgggggtgggagggtgggggtctcaagcctggaggcaggagcagagcagACCCAGCAATGGTGAAGTGCATACCGAGTGGGCATGAATTATGTGCTTGCTGCTAGCTCAGGCCACAACCTCTGGCCTGGTCAGTACCCTGGACTCCAGATCTGGCTCTTTTTcagctaaggaaactgagggtaTTGGGGAAAGAGCCCCAGGACCCAGGGCCAGCCCTGAGTTCAGATCTAGCTCTGAGAATGTCAGGTAGAAGGGAAGGGTGCCAAGCCCCTGCCTTGGCTGCAGGCCGCAGGGACAGGGCAGGCTGAGCCTGGGGTATGTTTGgcctctctgtcttccccttcAGGCCACCCTCTCCCGATCTCTCTAAAATGAgctggaaacaaaataaagaccaAATCTCCTGGATGCCTGTGCCATTCCTGCTTCCCAGTTTCCCATCAGCCCGTGAGGTGCCTGGCGTCGTGGCCTCCCCCCTTGGGCAGCACAGCAGACCCACAGCcagagaggcagagcctgggccACTGTCCTCCAGCTTCCCCTGCCTTGCTCACCTCTGCTCCTGGGGCACTATATACATAAGGTCAACATTTGCATCTCACTTCCTGAAACAGACAGCAGAGcaaggaaggggggagaggaggaccAGGAGGTGCCCCCGGGGCCAAaaggagctggagctgggggtgTGGGACTTAAGGGGGGGGTGTTGGCTCTGACATTGCCCGCCTCCCACAttccctggggctg from Ursus arctos isolate Adak ecotype North America unplaced genomic scaffold, UrsArc2.0 scaffold_14, whole genome shotgun sequence includes:
- the GGT6 gene encoding glutathione hydrolase 6, translated to MEAVAGPVVYQKLVLWDPSLGSDEEEEEEEEETSELVAPYPWRPQDSLGSKVGGLPGAWARLVAALLLLAVGFSLAARQLYTSGDPTGSLGSAAPRPGGHSHHPGVYHHGAIISPAATCSHLGQELLVAGGNVVDAGVGAALCLAVVHPHATGLGAMFWGLFHNSTSGRSTALTSGPAQTLAPGLGLPSALPALRLLHTHFGRLPWPRLLLGPTTLAQEGFLVDTALAAALAARGTKGLCPLLCHTDGTPLRPGARATNPKLAGVLHTAALTAAPALAGDALLSLLLRDLGLQGPLSGPTPTLEPAVQLAVPQGILSTTPSPSAGPELLAMLEAALHSGGPSPDPCPPLPQAPVTPVGSVLATIDSSGSVLLLTSSLNSSFGSGHLSPSTGVLLSNLVAQPTTSAWACPLILHGSPDDAEADVLGLVASGTPAVAKVMTHALLSHLAGPQSQAQHQHQQGLTPSTSVCGQGTLLQVAVQAEHTHVSSVPSGCCTFQGF